Proteins found in one Elgaria multicarinata webbii isolate HBS135686 ecotype San Diego chromosome 12, rElgMul1.1.pri, whole genome shotgun sequence genomic segment:
- the LOC134407645 gene encoding NXPE family member 2-like, which yields MKEGNEYRTWKGPGEKEEEVKSILTKLDGLMPSITFTHINTTTSAKNSKATILNNKDSYCVGEHLMVRLDLYDHLGKKKEYGGDFIRARIYSSSLKAGASGHIKDYSNGTYLVNFTLFWEGDARVSLLLIHSSEAVSALWAARKKGYAKIAFTGTFLNGKSTVFTQCGFNITTKAELCEYLDERDQEGFYCVKPKNVSCKAFIALKSYNTATSYLTDLERSLVKRSNIGVEIHHTFVDIRVVPCESNKTMSSERCRFRINSPFPSGFALQNQWRPVFCNMANLNALDQVHTCLKGKIVYLLGDSTVRQWMEYLTRTVRTFKYLDSHGVGAQRNLIAVDMDRNIQIQWKKHNHPFITAYEYKTRDHNYIAREIDNIAGDKNTVVVIALGQHFRPFPIELFIQRAINIRKAIQRLLLRSPDTRVIIKGENIRELDIDQEGFSDFHGYTQDLAARDVFWDMDVGFVDAWDMTIAYNTPNVHPPGHVIGNEINMFLNYIC from the exons ATGAAAGAAGGCAATGAATACCGTACTTGGAAAGGACCgggagaaaaggaggaagaagtaAAAAGCATCCTTACAAAACTGGATGGGCTGATGCCCAGTATCACTTTCACACATATAAATACCACGACAAGTGCCAAGAACAGCAAAGCCACCATACTAAACAACAAAGACTCTTATTGTGTTGGAGAGCACTTGATGGTTCGGCTGGATTTGTATGACCACTTAGGAAAGAAGAAGGAGTACGGAGGGGATTTCATACGAGCAAGGATCTATTCATCGAGTCTAAAGGCCGGAGCTTCTGGGCATATCAAGGACTATAGCAACGGGACGTACCTAGTCAATTTCACTCTATTTTGGGAGGGCGATGCCAGAGTTTCTCTCCTGCTGATCCACTCCAGCGAAGCAGTTTCAGCACTGTGGGCAGCGAGGAAGAAAGGCTATGCAAAAATAGCTTTCACAggcacatttttaaatggaaaatcaaCTGTGTTCACCCAATGTGGTTTTAACATAACCACAAAGGCCGAGCTCTGTGAGTATCTAGATGAACGAGACCAGGAGGGCTTCTACTGTGTGAAACCAAAGAATGTGTCATGTAAAGCATTCATCGCCCTGAAGTCCTACAACACAGCCACGTCGTATCTCACAGACTTGGAACGAAGCCTTGTGAAGAG GTCCAACATTGGAGTTGAGATCCATCACACGTTTGTGGACATTCGTGTTGTGCCCTGTGAAA GCAACAAGACGATGTCAAGCGAGAGATGCAGGTTTAGGATAAATTCCCCATTTCCCAGTGGCTTTGCATTACAGAACCAATGGCGCCCCGTTTTCTGCAATATGGCCAACTTGAACGCTTTGGATCAGGTTCACACCTGCTTGAAAGGAAAGATAGTTTATCTCTTGGGAGACTCAACAGTACGGCAGTGGATGGAATATCTCACAAGGACTGTAAGAA CATTTAAATATCTTGACAGCCACGGAGTTGGGGCACAGCGGAATTTGATTGCTGTGGACATGGACAGAAACATTCAAATCCAATGGAAAAAGCACAACCACCCATTCATCACTGCCTATGAGTATAAGACAAGAGATCACAACTACATTGCTCGGGAGATCGACAACATCGCAGGCGACAAAAACACAGTTGTTGTCATTGCCTTGGGCCAGCACTTCCGTCCCTTTCCCATTGAGCTCTTCATCCAAAGGGCAATTAACATCCGAAAAGCTATCCAGCGCCTTCTCCTAAGAAGTCCAGACACACGAGTCATCATCAAAGGAGAGAATATCCGGGAGTTGGACATAGACCAGGAGGGATTCAGTGACTTCCATGGCTACACCCAAGACCTTGCAGCAAGGGATGTCTTTTGGGATATGGATGTGGGTTTTGTTGATGCCTGGGATATGACAATTGCCTACAACACACCCAATGTTCACCCACCAGGTCATGTGATTGGCAATGAAATTAATATGTTCTTAAATTATATATGTTAA